From the genome of Gorilla gorilla gorilla isolate KB3781 chromosome 4, NHGRI_mGorGor1-v2.1_pri, whole genome shotgun sequence, one region includes:
- the FLOT2 gene encoding flotillin-2 isoform X3 has translation MTLQPRCEDVETAEGVALTVTGVAQVKIMTEKELLAVACEQFLGKNVQDIKNVVLQTLEGHLRSILGTLTVEQIYQDRDQFAKLVREVAAPDVGRMGIEILSFTIKDVYDKVDYLSSLGKTQTAVVQRDADIGVAEAERDAGIREAECKKEMLDVKFMADTKIADSKRAFELQKSAFSEEVNIKTAEAQLAYELQGAREQQKIRQEEIEIEVVQRKKQIAVEAQEILRTDKELIATVRRPAEAEAHRIQQIAEGEKVKQVLLAQAEAEKIRKIGEAEAAVIEAMGKAEAERMKLKAEAYQKYGDAAKMALVLEALPQIAAKIAAPLTKVDEIVVLSGDNSKVTSEVNRLLAELPASVHALTGVDLSKIPLIKKATGVQV, from the exons ATGACGTTGCAGCCCCGCTGCGAGGACGTAGAGACGGCCGAGGGGGTAGCTTTAACTGTGACGGGTGTCGCCCAG GTGAAGATCATGACGGAGAAGGAACTCCTGGCCGTGGCTTGTGAGCAGTTTCTTGGTAAGAATGTGCAGGACATCAAAAACGTCGTCCTGCAGACCCTGGAGGGACATCTGCGCTCCATCCTCG GGACCCTGACAGTGGAGCAGATTTATCAGGACCGGGACCAGTTTGCCAAGCTGGTGCGGGAGGTGGCAGCCCCTGATGTTGGCCGCATGGGCATTGAGATCCTCAGCTTCACCATCAAG gaCGTGTATGACAAAGTGGACTATCTGAGCTCCCTGGGCAAGACGCAGACTGCCGTGGTGCAGAGAGATGCTGACATTGGCGTGGCCGAGGCTGAACGGGACGCAGGCATCCGG GAAGCTGAGTGCAAGAAGGAGATGCTGGATGTGAAGTTCATGGCAGACACCAAGATTGCTGACTCTAAGCGAGCCTTCGAGCTGCAAAAGTCAGCCTTCAGTGAGGAGGTTAACATCAAG ACAGCTGAGGCCCAGTTGGCCTATGAGCTGCAGGGGGCCCGTGAACAGCAGAAGATCCGGCAGGAAGAGATTGAGATTGAGGTTGTGCAGCGCAAGAAACAGATTGCCGTGGAGGCACAGGAGATCCTGCGTACGGACAAGGAGCTCATCGCTACAGTGCGCCGGCCTGCCGAGGCCGAGGCCCACCGCATCCAGCAGATTGCCGAGGGTGAAAA GGTGAAGCAGGTCCTCTTGGCACAGGCAGAGGCTGAGAAGATCCGCAAAATCGGGGAGGCGGAAGCGGCAGTCATCGAGGCGATGGGCAAGGCAGAGGCTGAGCGGATGAAGCTCAAGGCAGAAGCCTACCAGAAATACGGGGATGCAGCCAAGATGGCCTTGGTGCTAGAGGCCCTGCCCCAG ATTGCTGCCAAAATCGCTGCCCCACTTACCAAGGTCGATGAGATTGTGGTCCTCAGTGGAGACAACAGTAAGGTCACATCAGAAGTGAACCGACTGCTGGCCGAGCTGCCTGCCTCTGTGCATGCCCTCACGGGCGTGGACCTGTCTAAG ATACCCCTGATCAAGAAGGCCACTGGTGTGCAGGTGTGA
- the FLOT2 gene encoding flotillin-2 isoform X4: MTEKELLAVACEQFLGKNVQDIKNVVLQTLEGHLRSILGTLTVEQIYQDRDQFAKLVREVAAPDVGRMGIEILSFTIKDVYDKVDYLSSLGKTQTAVVQRDADIGVAEAERDAGIREAECKKEMLDVKFMADTKIADSKRAFELQKSAFSEEVNIKTAEAQLAYELQGAREQQKIRQEEIEIEVVQRKKQIAVEAQEILRTDKELIATVRRPAEAEAHRIQQIAEGEKVKQVLLAQAEAEKIRKIGEAEAAVIEAMGKAEAERMKLKAEAYQKYGDAAKMALVLEALPQIAAKIAAPLTKVDEIVVLSGDNSKVTSEVNRLLAELPASVHALTGVDLSKIPLIKKATGVQV; the protein is encoded by the exons ATGACGGAGAAGGAACTCCTGGCCGTGGCTTGTGAGCAGTTTCTTGGTAAGAATGTGCAGGACATCAAAAACGTCGTCCTGCAGACCCTGGAGGGACATCTGCGCTCCATCCTCG GGACCCTGACAGTGGAGCAGATTTATCAGGACCGGGACCAGTTTGCCAAGCTGGTGCGGGAGGTGGCAGCCCCTGATGTTGGCCGCATGGGCATTGAGATCCTCAGCTTCACCATCAAG gaCGTGTATGACAAAGTGGACTATCTGAGCTCCCTGGGCAAGACGCAGACTGCCGTGGTGCAGAGAGATGCTGACATTGGCGTGGCCGAGGCTGAACGGGACGCAGGCATCCGG GAAGCTGAGTGCAAGAAGGAGATGCTGGATGTGAAGTTCATGGCAGACACCAAGATTGCTGACTCTAAGCGAGCCTTCGAGCTGCAAAAGTCAGCCTTCAGTGAGGAGGTTAACATCAAG ACAGCTGAGGCCCAGTTGGCCTATGAGCTGCAGGGGGCCCGTGAACAGCAGAAGATCCGGCAGGAAGAGATTGAGATTGAGGTTGTGCAGCGCAAGAAACAGATTGCCGTGGAGGCACAGGAGATCCTGCGTACGGACAAGGAGCTCATCGCTACAGTGCGCCGGCCTGCCGAGGCCGAGGCCCACCGCATCCAGCAGATTGCCGAGGGTGAAAA GGTGAAGCAGGTCCTCTTGGCACAGGCAGAGGCTGAGAAGATCCGCAAAATCGGGGAGGCGGAAGCGGCAGTCATCGAGGCGATGGGCAAGGCAGAGGCTGAGCGGATGAAGCTCAAGGCAGAAGCCTACCAGAAATACGGGGATGCAGCCAAGATGGCCTTGGTGCTAGAGGCCCTGCCCCAG ATTGCTGCCAAAATCGCTGCCCCACTTACCAAGGTCGATGAGATTGTGGTCCTCAGTGGAGACAACAGTAAGGTCACATCAGAAGTGAACCGACTGCTGGCCGAGCTGCCTGCCTCTGTGCATGCCCTCACGGGCGTGGACCTGTCTAAG ATACCCCTGATCAAGAAGGCCACTGGTGTGCAGGTGTGA
- the FLOT2 gene encoding flotillin-2 isoform X1: MGNCHTVGPNEALVVSGGCCGSDYKQYVFGGWAWAWWCISDTQRISLEIMTLQPRCEDVETAEGVALTVTGVAQVKIMTEKELLAVACEQFLGKNVQDIKNVVLQTLEGHLRSILGTLTVEQIYQDRDQFAKLVREVAAPDVGRMGIEILSFTIKDVYDKVDYLSSLGKTQTAVVQRDADIGVAEAERDAGIREAECKKEMLDVKFMADTKIADSKRAFELQKSAFSEEVNIKTAEAQLAYELQGAREQQKIRQEEIEIEVVQRKKQIAVEAQEILRTDKELIATVRRPAEAEAHRIQQIAEGEKVKQVLLAQAEAEKIRKIGEAEAAVIEAMGKAEAERMKLKAEAYQKYGDAAKMALVLEALPQIAAKIAAPLTKVDEIVVLSGDNSKVTSEVNRLLAELPASVHALTGVDLSKIPLIKKATGVQV; this comes from the exons GGGGCTGTTGTGGTTCCGACTATAAACAGTACGTGTTTGGcggctgggcctgggcctggtggtgtatCTCCGACACTCAGAG GATTTCCCTAGAGATTATGACGTTGCAGCCCCGCTGCGAGGACGTAGAGACGGCCGAGGGGGTAGCTTTAACTGTGACGGGTGTCGCCCAG GTGAAGATCATGACGGAGAAGGAACTCCTGGCCGTGGCTTGTGAGCAGTTTCTTGGTAAGAATGTGCAGGACATCAAAAACGTCGTCCTGCAGACCCTGGAGGGACATCTGCGCTCCATCCTCG GGACCCTGACAGTGGAGCAGATTTATCAGGACCGGGACCAGTTTGCCAAGCTGGTGCGGGAGGTGGCAGCCCCTGATGTTGGCCGCATGGGCATTGAGATCCTCAGCTTCACCATCAAG gaCGTGTATGACAAAGTGGACTATCTGAGCTCCCTGGGCAAGACGCAGACTGCCGTGGTGCAGAGAGATGCTGACATTGGCGTGGCCGAGGCTGAACGGGACGCAGGCATCCGG GAAGCTGAGTGCAAGAAGGAGATGCTGGATGTGAAGTTCATGGCAGACACCAAGATTGCTGACTCTAAGCGAGCCTTCGAGCTGCAAAAGTCAGCCTTCAGTGAGGAGGTTAACATCAAG ACAGCTGAGGCCCAGTTGGCCTATGAGCTGCAGGGGGCCCGTGAACAGCAGAAGATCCGGCAGGAAGAGATTGAGATTGAGGTTGTGCAGCGCAAGAAACAGATTGCCGTGGAGGCACAGGAGATCCTGCGTACGGACAAGGAGCTCATCGCTACAGTGCGCCGGCCTGCCGAGGCCGAGGCCCACCGCATCCAGCAGATTGCCGAGGGTGAAAA GGTGAAGCAGGTCCTCTTGGCACAGGCAGAGGCTGAGAAGATCCGCAAAATCGGGGAGGCGGAAGCGGCAGTCATCGAGGCGATGGGCAAGGCAGAGGCTGAGCGGATGAAGCTCAAGGCAGAAGCCTACCAGAAATACGGGGATGCAGCCAAGATGGCCTTGGTGCTAGAGGCCCTGCCCCAG ATTGCTGCCAAAATCGCTGCCCCACTTACCAAGGTCGATGAGATTGTGGTCCTCAGTGGAGACAACAGTAAGGTCACATCAGAAGTGAACCGACTGCTGGCCGAGCTGCCTGCCTCTGTGCATGCCCTCACGGGCGTGGACCTGTCTAAG ATACCCCTGATCAAGAAGGCCACTGGTGTGCAGGTGTGA
- the FLOT2 gene encoding flotillin-2 isoform X2 translates to MGNCHTVGPNEALVVSGGCCGSDYKQYVFGGWAWAWWCISDTQRLSLEVMTILCRCENIETSEGVPLFVTGVAQVKIMTEKELLAVACEQFLGKNVQDIKNVVLQTLEGHLRSILGTLTVEQIYQDRDQFAKLVREVAAPDVGRMGIEILSFTIKDVYDKVDYLSSLGKTQTAVVQRDADIGVAEAERDAGIREAECKKEMLDVKFMADTKIADSKRAFELQKSAFSEEVNIKTAEAQLAYELQGAREQQKIRQEEIEIEVVQRKKQIAVEAQEILRTDKELIATVRRPAEAEAHRIQQIAEGEKVKQVLLAQAEAEKIRKIGEAEAAVIEAMGKAEAERMKLKAEAYQKYGDAAKMALVLEALPQIAAKIAAPLTKVDEIVVLSGDNSKVTSEVNRLLAELPASVHALTGVDLSKIPLIKKATGVQV, encoded by the exons GGGGCTGTTGTGGTTCCGACTATAAACAGTACGTGTTTGGcggctgggcctgggcctggtggtgtatCTCCGACACTCAGAG ACTGTCTCTGGAGGTTATGACCATCCTGTGTCGCTGTGAGAATATTGAGACGTCGGAGGGGGTTCCACTATTCGTAACAGGGGTTGCACAG GTGAAGATCATGACGGAGAAGGAACTCCTGGCCGTGGCTTGTGAGCAGTTTCTTGGTAAGAATGTGCAGGACATCAAAAACGTCGTCCTGCAGACCCTGGAGGGACATCTGCGCTCCATCCTCG GGACCCTGACAGTGGAGCAGATTTATCAGGACCGGGACCAGTTTGCCAAGCTGGTGCGGGAGGTGGCAGCCCCTGATGTTGGCCGCATGGGCATTGAGATCCTCAGCTTCACCATCAAG gaCGTGTATGACAAAGTGGACTATCTGAGCTCCCTGGGCAAGACGCAGACTGCCGTGGTGCAGAGAGATGCTGACATTGGCGTGGCCGAGGCTGAACGGGACGCAGGCATCCGG GAAGCTGAGTGCAAGAAGGAGATGCTGGATGTGAAGTTCATGGCAGACACCAAGATTGCTGACTCTAAGCGAGCCTTCGAGCTGCAAAAGTCAGCCTTCAGTGAGGAGGTTAACATCAAG ACAGCTGAGGCCCAGTTGGCCTATGAGCTGCAGGGGGCCCGTGAACAGCAGAAGATCCGGCAGGAAGAGATTGAGATTGAGGTTGTGCAGCGCAAGAAACAGATTGCCGTGGAGGCACAGGAGATCCTGCGTACGGACAAGGAGCTCATCGCTACAGTGCGCCGGCCTGCCGAGGCCGAGGCCCACCGCATCCAGCAGATTGCCGAGGGTGAAAA GGTGAAGCAGGTCCTCTTGGCACAGGCAGAGGCTGAGAAGATCCGCAAAATCGGGGAGGCGGAAGCGGCAGTCATCGAGGCGATGGGCAAGGCAGAGGCTGAGCGGATGAAGCTCAAGGCAGAAGCCTACCAGAAATACGGGGATGCAGCCAAGATGGCCTTGGTGCTAGAGGCCCTGCCCCAG ATTGCTGCCAAAATCGCTGCCCCACTTACCAAGGTCGATGAGATTGTGGTCCTCAGTGGAGACAACAGTAAGGTCACATCAGAAGTGAACCGACTGCTGGCCGAGCTGCCTGCCTCTGTGCATGCCCTCACGGGCGTGGACCTGTCTAAG ATACCCCTGATCAAGAAGGCCACTGGTGTGCAGGTGTGA